ACCCTTGCTTACCACCAGCCCTATTCAAAATAAATCAATCACCTCGACAACAGCTCTCAGTTGTTCTTACGTAAAGTGTGTCCAACCAGTAAGATCTGCCTTTGTTTCTTGCGATAAAAAGTGCAAGCTTTCTACGCTGTTCAATCGGTTACTTAAAACGGGCGAGGTTATAACTAcagagagggcgagagtctgGTGCTCAGCTTTCCTTCTTGCCCTGAATTGTGTGGATAGGTGCTTGTGAATGCAATGTTAACATGCAAACCGGCACTTTGCACACAGTAATGGACAAATATCATTGTGCCAAGTAACTGCGATTTACCTAATAAGCTTTGCCAGGTAAATTGTAGGTGTAGCCCTCATCGATCCCAGTTTCTAGTGTGAACTATAACAACAAAGGGAAATGTTTTATGTTGCAATTATGTTTTAGCATTTTCTTCAGATAAGAGATAGATTAGAGATAATTTAGCCTGTCAGTTGATGCAAACTACTAATAAATTTGGTTTAAATGCTACCGTAGCACTTGGTACGTCAAGTACTGGACAGGACACAACTAGTACTTCACACTTGTTCATCGTAAAACAAGTGAACTAGCACATTTGCTGAAGTTCACCATATTTTACAGCAATTGATTTATTGATTAGTTGATTACAGCAGTTGATTAGTTAGAGAGGAAGAGTAGTTAGACAGCAACTTAATGATGATAGCATTTTATTAGCTCCAAAGCAGCATGCAATGAAAAGAGCTGTCAACAAAGTGGGCAAGGGCTAAGCCATGCAACTAATACGGCATGCAAGAGATTAGCATTTCAGCCTTGCAGGGACCAAAACTACACTCTAGGCATCAACAATTTCTTCCGCATCCTAAAATAAAGCTTTGCATGCAGTGAAGTGTAAGGAGTGGCTCACGTAAATAGTTAAATGTATAGTTATATATACAGAAATTATACGAAGCTATACAATGAAGAAGCAAAACAGGAACATAACAAGGAAATCAAAATAGTTTTGTAGCATCGCTGTCACCTGGGAACCTTGACCCAACCTTGGGGCTTCGACGTATCAAAGGTTATGTCGAACATTCCTGGTGCAAACTTCACATTGGGCCCCGCAGAAGCAACCACTGTATCTGAAAAGTGGCGGACGTATCCTTCCGGAACGCCGCACGTACTGGGTATTGATGTTGAGCACTTTGGATGACAAACCACGTGGCATTCTGCAAATTAAACAGTGTATATTTGCTTAGAACACGTACAGAGTTAGTCTAGCAAACATTACACATTTCGATGGCATCGTAAAAATAGGAGGACTGGGTTTATCCAACCCCAAagtttgcagactggtagccatttttGGTAGCTACATTTTGTTGCAATTTTTTGCGAGCATTATGGTCCGGCAGAACAAAAATTGAAAGCAAATCGAGCAAAatctcactctatgcattttctatggcccatCTCATTCAAAAGCTACCATTTTCTTCTGCGTGAGCTTCATTTTCGTTTCGTCACACACAGGTGGTGCCAACATACAGAACAAGAGTGGAACAAGAGGACTGGGCACGTCACATCATTGTAGGCAGCGCCACCTGGGTGAAGTGATGTGagtgtgaagcagacacaaggccataggataggccattgaaaatgcatagGGAGAGATTTTGCTTTGACTCGATTGCTCGGTTTTCTTTCTACATGGCCATAGTGATTGCATATAAAGCACATAAAGTCCGCACGCGTGTAAAATGCTTGCCTTGGCATCTTGACGCATATCGTCCAAAGTGAACGGAATCGAGGCAAGCAGCACAGTTGACGCCACGCATGCAGAGCGTCAACTGAAAGCGATGAGGAATGTTGTGCTGCATCCGAGAGCTGGGTGCCTGAGCGGGAACCTCTGAGAAGGAGGCCTCCGAGCTGTCAGTCTCATCCAGTTGGTTATTTACTGGTAAGCGCATGCCTGATGCTGGACTGTAAGTTAGTGCCTCCATAAGCGCGCGGCTCTTCGGTGACGTTGGCACGGGGGCTAGGGTCACAGTGCTTGATGGAGCAGCATGCTGCTGAGAGCGTACCACTGCATGAAGGATGGGATTTTTTATTAGGATAGGACCTCTTTGCAGTGAAGGTGGCTGCGCCACTATCAGTTGTTCGTGGGTGGGGTTTTAACAGGTTCGCACCGGGGGCTCACTTCACTAAAACCATATCTTTACTATATCCAGGTTCACTATATAGAGGTTCTATTGTAGTAGAACAGCAGCAAGAAGATCACATCTATGTGTGCGTGAATGTTATTCCAGCACTATTTATAGGCCCAACTGCATTTTAAATTTCAAGTTGGAAAAGTATCACATTTTCAGGGCAATATCAATTTTTGTATACCTTGCTACgtttaataaataataatagatTAAGATAACAGTGatagcaccaccaccactctgGGCAGTACCATAAGTTACTCTTTGTAAGTGACATTTGCAGTGGCAGTGTCAGTTTGCTTGCCACCGCCCCTAGTGCTGGTCCCTGGTCACAGGTATCGAAACATATCTGCATATCTGGCATCTGCAGAAGTGTATTTGATTTTATGTAGTTGCCACATACATTGGTCCCTGAGTGTCATCACTTCAGCTTTGGCCTTTTCAAGTTGCTCTTGCAGGCGACGACATTTTGAGCGTTCCTTATCCAAACACTTCTCTGCATCAGTCCAGCGAGGAGGTGCAACAGGTTCTGTTCTGGCTTTGCCACCAAAGAATTTCTATATGAATGGTGGAGGCAAAATCATATTCAACATTTGTGGCATTGTGAATTTCGAGTtttctgactgagctgcaggtCACAAAGCTGAAAGAGCAGTTCACCTTTTTCTTCTTATCAGTTTCCGAAACTTTGGCTTGCAGAAAATCTATCAACTTCGTCTGCTGTGCAAGCGTCTGCTTCAGTTTTATCATCTCTGTCTCATGAAGACTCTTTCCAAACAAAAAATACATTTAAACATTTGAAACATTTTAAATGTAAACATTGTTCAAACATAACTCTTCCTACAGGGAAACATAGAACATGACTAACCTTCTGTCCGTCATATTCGCCTTCAAGTTGCTCAATGCACTCCAGGGCTCGTTTCTGCTGTGCACTGGCTTCCTCTAACTCGTGACTAAGCTTGAAGTTGCTAGACTTGAGTGATGCGATTGTAGTCATGTGGCAGGATGCCTGGAATCATACTTCGTTAGGAACCATTGAGACACAGTACAAATGTATACAAATGCCACAAGAGCACAAATCCATATGAGCTCAGGGAGAGACGTTGGTTAATGCAGGGCAAGAAGTCAGTGCAACTGCTACAAGAACGTGCTACAGTAGTTACACAGCTGGTCTGAACCTGATAACAACACTACCGAACATGTACAacatggaatacacacacagatCTGCGGGGCATACCTCTTCTTTTATTGCTGTATTCTCCTCCTGCAATGAGGCATTGGCACGGCGCAAGGCCTTGAAAGAGGCTTCCAAGGTTCCTAGTTCCTTCTGTAGCTCATTTATCTTCTTGCTCATTTCCTGCAGCATAGCTTCCTTCTGCTCCAGCTGTTTTCTTAAGGAGCCCATTTCTTCTTCAGTTTCTAGGACGTGAGATTCCTGCTCGGACGCATATTCTGCCAGATGTTCCTCTGCACGCATCCTGCATGTACCACTAGGCTTGAACCAAAAGGCAGTCTTCTACAGTGTTCACAGATAGGCAGATAGGATAGGCCTTTCGAAAATCAAAGATCGGGCTTTGTTCAAGGAGCTGCAAAATTGGACAATACCAGGTGGAAAATTCTGTAAAATTTGAATTAAAACGTGCTCATATGAGCAGCTCTACTGAATTCACAGTGCATAGCACTCCCCAGTAGCTGCTTCAATGGCTAGCTGTATGAACGGCTGAATTTTCACTTGGCTAGTTCGTTTTCAGGGGTTTTTCGTGCCTTACAGTAAGTGACGATGATGCAGATCAGGGCAAGAAAACTAGCTTTCCGGGCTTTGACCCTAAAGGACAAGGCTCTATTCACAGACAACAGTGTCAACAAAGTAGTAGGGGCACCTTGCAGAACGCTCCTTCAGATGCATCTCCTCTAGTTCTTCAATTTTATGATTCAAAGAACAAACGATGTCTTCACGTGCAGCCCTGCAACAGACACGCAACAATTATAGGAGGAGTGTCGGCTAGGAGGAAAACAGTGGTCAAAACTGGTCAAAAAGGGTTACCTTTCAGCATCTGCTGCTGCATTTTTTTGCTGTGCTTGTTTAAGAAGTTCTTCATATGTGTTAACTTGGTCCTCCAGCACTTCACACGAGCTCTTGAGTGACTCCAGTATCTGTGCAAAATATAAGCATGGTAGTATTAACTAGGACAACAACAAGGAAACGCAACAAAAAATATACTCCAGTTTAATCCACACCACTGTCCTAAATCGCGAGTTGCaaattacaatttttttttttaaatattttccGTCACTGTTGATGACATGTGAGTGAATCGCTTTCACTCAAACAGTTTGCGAACAGTTAGAGTACAAGTGAAATTTACGAAAACTAGGTCTTCGCGCAAATTACTACTTCCACAGTATACCAAATAAAGCCGGCATATCACGCAAGAAACCAACCGTAAGCATTCTGTGTGTCTTTGCTTGTTCGTTTGCCAGCTCTTCCTTCACAGCCTTCATGCTCTCAACTGCTCTGCCACATTCATTGGTCTTCTCCTTCAGGTCCCCTTGCAGCATCTTATATGAAAGCAGTAAATTGCATTACAGCTTGTTTTGAGCCCAAAGTACGGGgtttcgccaagataaacttcggggtttgtaaatAAAAACAGTGTCGAGAAGCTAAAGAAGATGTtacaggacgtattatgccccaaaattttatgtcgatactggCACTTGGTCAGTTTCCCTGCGGATCAATCGTGAGAATTAAAAAACGACCGCTGCCTAACATTCTCAACCATCAGATGGCGACACGGTTGAAAGTGGCATTGCAGGCGACTTCGACTTCGCACAGTAGTCCtttgcattcagttccacttgttcacttggtttcgatATCATATGCAATGCTGCGTTCAACCGTGTTGCCATCTGatacaggtatagccgattgaAAATGTTACACAGCAATTTTCACAATTTATCCGCAAGGAAACTGATTGCGTATGTGGGAGTATCGACAAAGTTTGGACATAATACGTCCTCtgacatctactttagcttacTTTAGCTTCTCCATTACAAACCCTGATCTTGGTGAACCCTGCACATACGTACACAGGACGAACTGAAATCACTAAATACCTGACACTTGAGTGACAGATCACGACATTCGTCAGACTTTGATACACATTGAGCGGCCAGATCTTTTGTGGTCTGAAACAAAAGCATAGTAAGCACCGAGACACTGGTAAGACTGAGCCAAGAAATAATATTTCGACAtccgttaaaggggcactaaaatgcgaaaacaagttcacttcaaattacgctgcatgctatgttaatttcgcacTTGTTGTCAAAACTTCCATTACGAAGCTGCAATCAGAATTGTACCATACTCTTTTTTGCTTCAGCCCTAAGCTTTTAGTCTATGCTGCATGTGCCACACCATGGAGCAGTTCTGCCAACATAGTGTGAAGCAGACTGCTGTCGCTGTCCAAGGATAATCATTGTCAGTAGAACATTCGTgataactgttgtgggctacaattcagtaaatCGGCATTGGAAAATGCAGCAATGCGCATCATTCCGCGCATGTATGGAACACTATGACTGGCCctgttccaaatccacatgcaCACATGCGcacgcgcttctcctgctgtctgccaatctttgcctcctgaggACCCCACTGGTTGCCGCCAAGGACTGGCTCTGTTTATATTGTGGTTTTCTtaagcgctgtgtgaactaagaTTGCTTGCActgtactaattgaaacacagacaaCAAGTAGAcatttgagaacaagttgtttttgcattttagtgccccttttaAGACTAGGCTTAGTCACGTAACTGAATAGTCTATTTACGTTCAACTATTTTGGTCAACAAGTTCCCTCACAAGTGTTTCCAACTGTGAGGAATAAGTGAAACGAGAAACGTTACATACGCCAGAGTTTTCCGACAGCATTCTGACTCGTTCTTCTAACCTGGCCAGTTCTGTCTGATGTTGTTGTATGTTGGTATTATGGCCGACATAGAAATGTggtgagaagaaagaaacaggGCAGGGGAATGGCAGAGCAAACACAACGGGTTAGTTATGTGACAGAAAATGGGAATGTAAACTCGGGTACACTGTGCCTGTAACAACCAGAGTTATTGGCAGCATGCAGATAACAGATTCTAGTTTTGAATTCCAAGCATGCGGATTCAGTAACACTTCATGACACCATGATGTGACATGACCCCAAGAACCTATCTGAAAATTCATGACTACCTTACAGTACTGACAGTACTAGGGAGCAATATGTACTGAATGCACTTGGCTTGCAAAATCCAGCAAGCAAACGCTCTGGCACCCCGGTCACACGGCAAGCTGAATGACATTCCCAGAGAAAAGCCAGAGAGCTTTCAGAATTCCCTGTGCATTTTTTCATGGGATGAAAATTCATGGCATTCATTTATGAAAATCTCTGCACATCCCTAAGACTGCGCAGTGCACTGGCATGGCGCATTATATACACATGCATCCCACCTGTTACGTCCTGTCAGTACGACAGTGTTTTTCCCTTAATGTACATGATGCATACCACAAATGCAACAGGCATCACAAGCTTGTCCAATAAAGCAACAGGACCCACCTCATAAGTCAGCTTGGCTCCAGCACTTTCCTGTTCATATCGCTGAACTTTGTCTTCCAAATTTGCAACTTTGTCTTGCAGTGTGCGCTCATTTGCTTTTGCTTGGTCCACTTCCTTTTCCAAGACCGATGCTTTCTCCCTAAGAACACGTTCAGAATCCTTCGCTCGTGCAGATTCCCTCTGGGCGATGCGGCTCTCCATTTGGGCTTTGGAAAGTTGATCTTCGTGCTGAAACAATAAAAGGATTCTGCATGTGCTCCTTTGCAACCACAGTTTCTTTAAACGATCCACGCAGATAATAGGCAGCCTACTCACTTTTCCTAACTGCTGCTGCACATCGGCACACCTTCTTCGGGAAGTTGCCAGGAACTCCTTTGTTTTTGAGAGCTCCCTTTCTAAAGCAGCAACCACTTCAGGTGCAACCCTACGAAGCACACAGAACATGACGTCTTAGATGACCTGTCTGACTGGTAGGACTGATATGCCTACAAAGGCATAATAGTCTTACGAAGGGAGGgaatttatatatataaaatagaCTTCAACAATAGACCAGACTAGACTGACTTAAATAGGACTTAAATAGACTGCACTCACACATGTAACATTTGAAGAGTTCACCTGGAAAACCTCTCTGAATCAACTGAGCATGACTAAATCACCCAATTTAACCAATGTCATGTTGCTAAAAGGTAGTGAGTTAAGTAATAAACATCAGGTAATTTTCCTACATGTTTTTATGGTCACGCACTAACGTGGGTTAGCACGAGAATGTCCGTAGCTGAATGTGGAATGTCCACTTGTCCATGTGTAAGTTTTCTTATGTGAGCCTTTTTAGATTATGAATCGAGCCTGAAGGGCCAGTAAACacaattacatcaccgtttgcaccaaaccccaaatttagcatactggaagctTTTCCAcacgaatttgcatgaatttagagcaaaTGTTTATTTCCCCAATTGTTACCCCCTGAATCTGGAAAAATACTGGAATCTGGAAACTAGAATGCAAAATTTCCCCACACCCTTTTacggaatagacctctacccgagaaacgggtatcatgacgttggtagacagactgaaacaaaTCGGTGGCCTGTGGgtactctaccaaattggtggtgctgtcgaacagtatgacgggagaggtctattgtatACCCCCTTGAAAGGTTACTGCCACAACGCTTGAAACACTCTCACTTACACAATTGATAACCGATAGCATAACTGATCTTACATTTTGGACTTCTCGTCATCCGTCTTTGATGCAGCATCGGTTAGTGAAGTCACCTGTTCCTTTAGTGTCTTGATTTCCTGAAACAAGCATGAGAACAATGAATGCCTCAGCGTGCATTTATGCACATTACCCTGCACATACTGACTGTGGCACAACTGTAAGGAACACAGcctaataataataacacaTAATAATATAGATTTACCAAAGTGctaagttggggtagttggtgtgacaTTATTAGTTCAGGCTGCCAAGGGGCCAAGGGGCATCCCTTGGCAGCATGAACTAGTAATATAGATTTAACTATACAGGTTTAGATAATAATGTAGATTTAAACTCTTGTTTTCCATGAGCCAAGGGTTCCAAGACAAATGTTTAGTTATCACTGAAAGTTAGTACTATATGCCTATTCACATTGCTATCAGTTTGCTTTATCAGCAAACTGatatattaataaataaataaacataaaTATTAAAAATGCAGTATCATTCAAGTTAATATTCCCATTTCTCACATATCCACCTACAGTTGCTTACCGACTTCAGCTGTTCGATTTCTTGTATGTAACTGTTAACCATATCCAGGTCACGCACTCGGTGGATTTCACGTTCACGCTGAAATTAGTATTCACCCATAATGTGGCAGTAATAGAAATGACACTAACAAAAGACAATTAATTACAAGTAACACTTGCAATGACATGATCAttagaattattattattaggtaGGTCTAGATAAAGTACCGCAGCAACAGTAAACTGAATACCTCTTCAGGACCCAAACCAGCATCCCCACAGGCAGCAAAGTGTGGAGGTCTTGCACTCTGAGATGTTCTTTCCAAACACGAGACAACTGAGCGTAGACGTTCTATTTCTCTACTAAGCTCCAAATTGGACAGGTCCTGCTGTCCCTGCAAAACGGAAAGATGCAGCAATAAAGGAAACTGTAGCTGAGCTCCAAACCCCCAAGCAGGCAACAATGTTTCAGTACGCTGTGCTTCAGGATAAGGCACATTCCAGGAAACAGGCAAACATGCCCTTGCTTAATGAAGCAATGAGTGCGATCTCTTGCAGGCAGCACCCACCCTGAACAAGTTCTCTTCTGCGCAATTTCCATTTGCATCCTGCATCAAGGCAGGTTTGCTTGCAGATGCTGCACGATGTTCAACCAGTTTCCCATTCTCGTTTCTGGATGATTCCAGCTGCTGTTTTAAGTTAGCATTTTCATCCTTAAGGTCCTGGATGTGCTTGAAGCCCTGAGTGAGCTGTTCTTCAGCAAGTTGTTGCTTTTCCAGTGCCTGCATTTTGGGCCCCCCTCCCAGAACGTTATAGTTTTTCCTTGAAAGCAAGTCCTGCAGCAGTTTTAGCTCACCAGATGTAGCATCGGACACGTTCTGGATATAGAGCTACTTGGAAATTACACGCAGGACCTAACGGCAacctcgttcttttttttgtcaagaTCTGTCaagattcccccccccccccaagattttctagattttttttgttaagATCTGTACTCCCAAATTGCAGCAAAGACTATGCAACTATGATATAGTGCAGGAAATAAGTGGCAATGCAGAATTTCAAAACAGAAGTATCTTTGCAAAACAAGAAAATTTGATGCTTCCTGGGAATGAAGAGCTACTGATGTTTCCTCGATGCTATACAAGACATAGCAATCAGCGGGTGAACTACAGCAAACAGAGCTGCTACAAATAATGGGGGCTTACGTCGGctgcttgtttctttaatgcTTCGACATACTCAGCACTGTTCTTCTGTTTCATCTTCACTTCTTGCACGCTCCCTTCTGCAAGGACCTGTTGCAAGAAGAGAAAAACCTTCGCATCTAAAGCGTAACGATTATTTATGAGCACTCACCAAGTTCAATTGCTCCCTGTACTtggaacacatttttttctgaGCAGACAATTCGTGGTCAAGCTTCGTCAGTTGCTCCTGCAGAGCAGCAGTGTCGGACCCCGCAGCATCCGCACCGTCTTCCCCATGGGTTTCTTGACTTGCAGCGGCAAACGCACCAGAGAAGCTACCCATATATAGGAAAAGACGTGCGTGTGCAGATACATGCTGCGAATATGGTGCTCACAATCTGACACTTACAGACACCCACTGCGCAGAAGTTCGTCCTGCCTTCTGTACTTCCTCTTAATCGCTTCAAGCAGCTGCAGAGCATTTTCCTCTGACAGGACCCTCTTTTTTCGTTCGATGCTCAAAAGGCTGTTCAAGttctaagagagagagagagagagagagaaaaacaaacatttTTTCTTTCCCCTATTAGTGGTCAAAATAAAACTTTGCTCCAGTGTGCACCTGGTTGTCCGATCTGAGGTCAGCCACTTCTTTTTCCACCGTTGCCAGCTCACTTTCCAACATTGCCACTTGGTTGACGCTTTCCTTGAGGCGAGCTTGAGCACCATGGGACTCCTGGCGGAGACGCTCTTCTTTCTCAGTGAGAACCGCGATTTGATCCTGCAGCTCCTCCTGTCGTTTTCTGTTAGCGTCGCTGTCCACAAAGGAAGTTCTCAGTGGCGAAGATACGTCGAGCAGACTTGCTGTCCTGAATGAACGTGAATAATATTATAAATCCTTCACTATCAAATGCCTTTCGTTGTGAAGGCCCAGTTCCAAGATTGGAAAATGGCAGTCGTCagaaaagccagacagcggaaGGAACTGAACCGTGCGACTCTTCCAGTGCGTTAACCGTTAGTGTGACGGCTTATCGACCTGCCAAACGACCTCATTGAACGAATAGGATACATACTCTATTCACATCCTTTCCGTCGTATTTTCTCATGCATGCACACATAGATACAGCAGAGCAGCAGCATCTGGTGAACTGCTCTAAGCCTCGAacacactagagtcactaagtaAGCTTCGCTTCAAAGTAGCGGTACTGTGTTCCACGGGCGAGCACAAGAAGCCATTTTGTTTCTGCAAAACACCTAACGGTGCTCACTATGCCATCTATCGAGCTCCCTCTGAAATGCTGCTCCTGTTGCGAGCAGGTAACCAAGGTAGATCTGGACAGCCTTCAGCTCAAGCTTTCCTCTTCAGGGCGCTCTCAAGGACAATACATAGACGGTGCCGAATGACAATCACACGTTTCCCAACCCACGGCCTCCACGTCGAGCATTGTTATGTTAGCTGTCTCTGCTCCTGAACTGGGGATGGTGCTGGTGTGGAGCAGCAACAAAATGGCTTCCGCTTCCCTGTGGAACTCACGTgtcgccacacacacacaaacaaacaaacacaacacaacacaacaagcCTTAACGTGCCTAAGAACATGCAAGACTGAATGTATCTTTCATGTTCTTGGGCACCTTGAGGCTTCCTATCGTGTTCCCCAGTCCAGGTGCTTACCTGTTGAGGGTCATTGTACCCGTAGCTGTCATGGTATGCGTAAAGCCTACGAATGGTAGGTTTGCACCATCAAAGCTCTTTTTATGATCCCTCAGGCCAACAGGTCTAGGTCGTGGACCCTCCTGCTTGAAGTCATCGAAATTTGAGGTGTCGTCTGCTCCATCCAaatttggtacaaatggtggaACAGCTGGAATAGTGGAATGGACAACCTATCGTATAGATTTTCTTTTCTGTAAGTAATTCTTCGAGCAAATGAGGATATACTCACTTTTCCGTATTTCGTTCCAGTTGACATTGGCAAAAA
This sequence is a window from Ornithodoros turicata isolate Travis chromosome 10, ASM3712646v1, whole genome shotgun sequence. Protein-coding genes within it:
- the LOC135370927 gene encoding citron Rho-interacting kinase-like isoform X2 translates to MEKTAKREGREAIAVRSSKLSHLVLGRGSVALTNKHLVSRDSLLDALLTLYEECNTEQLKKEKNVSLFLDKYRQVVAELRQLRVSIADFEVKKIIGRGHFGEVQMVKERATGDTYAMKVLRKADTLSQQNVAFYEEERDILARASQGGPWLTKLQYAFQDSSHLYMVMEFLPGGDLLGLLDRHDNILPEEIARFYLAEITLAVHALHSLGYVHRDVKPDNILIDRTGHIKLADFGSAAKLTSKMSVCSRMPVGTPDYIAPEVLRAMDVGPGSTATYGMGCDWWSLGVVAYEILFGQLPFSDDRTLITYNNIMNFKKSLKFPEDPDVSESAVGLMKGLLDSADKRLSYDEICQHPFFANVNWNEIRKTVPPFVPNLDGADDTSNFDDFKQEGPRPRPVGLRDHKKSFDGANLPFVGFTHTMTATGTMTLNRTASLLDVSSPLRTSFVDSDANRKRQEELQDQIAVLTEKEERLRQESHGAQARLKESVNQVAMLESELATVEKEVADLRSDNQNLNSLLSIERKKRVLSEENALQLLEAIKRKYRRQDELLRSGCLFSGAFAAASQETHGEDGADAAGSDTAALQEQLTKLDHELSAQKKMCSKYREQLNLVLAEGSVQEVKMKQKNSAEYVEALKKQAADALEKQQLAEEQLTQGFKHIQDLKDENANLKQQLESSRNENGKLVEHRAASASKPALMQDANGNCAEENLFRGQQDLSNLELSREIERLRSVVSCLERTSQSARPPHFAACGDAGLGPEEREREIHRVRDLDMVNSYIQEIEQLKSEIKTLKEQVTSLTDAASKTDDEKSKMVAPEVVAALERELSKTKEFLATSRRRCADVQQQLGKHEDQLSKAQMESRIAQRESARAKDSERVLREKASVLEKEVDQAKANERTLQDKVANLEDKVQRYEQESAGAKLTYETTKDLAAQCVSKSDECRDLSLKCQMLQGDLKEKTNECGRAVESMKAVKEELANEQAKTHRMLTILESLKSSCEVLEDQVNTYEELLKQAQQKNAAADAERAAREDIVCSLNHKIEELEEMHLKERSARMRAEEHLAEYASEQESHVLETEEEMGSLRKQLEQKEAMLQEMSKKINELQKELGTLEASFKALRRANASLQEENTAIKEEASCHMTTIASLKSSNFKLSHELEEASAQQKRALECIEQLEGEYDGQKSLHETEMIKLKQTLAQQTKLIDFLQAKVSETDKKKKKFFGGKARTEPVAPPRWTDAEKCLDKERSKCRRLQEQLEKAKAEVMTLRDQLVRSQQHAAPSSTVTLAPVPTSPKSRALMEALTYSPASGMRLPVNNQLDETDSSEASFSEVPAQAPSSRMQHNIPHRFQLTLCMRGVNCAACLDSVHFGRYASRCQECHVVCHPKCSTSIPSTCGVPEGYVRHFSDTVVASAGPNVKFAPGMFDITFDTSKPQGWVKVPRAGGKQGWERCFIALRNDTLFFLDDALRPEDEDVSKLQRAALDVVPLCPQDGEAVIASAVSATELMGTAKSDLPYVLKVELKPRTTCWPHKCLYIMVPTFAEKQLWVSVLEESARKSSSLEAPKHRLGDTVVTLQGDAVLDVNCTCEISFEYLLLGAMEGLFVIDLVRSALRRQVKGVPAVFQVGIVARLNVLLTICGQERKLKLAELAELQPWVETASGRDPAASPPTWRSVDSMEECHLFAHSEDAETLCVATANSVYILTWNPSSKNYFRRKTLSTNEPCSCLHFTHNSVLVGTDLFYEVNLADYRSHEFLDAEDSSLAFLVYGATQLRSFPVSILQVAPAGMDPEYLLCFHEMGVFVDSEGRRTRENDLKWTRLPLAFAYKVPYLFVGHFNSVEIIEVKPPGSKEGPFHQFVEVSSPRFLGLSSLSGCMYLASLKDKQMEVICVNAKATATGQSDNHDQANEDCANFSFTSSLEESLEE